A genomic segment from Amphiprion ocellaris isolate individual 3 ecotype Okinawa chromosome 17, ASM2253959v1, whole genome shotgun sequence encodes:
- the LOC129350901 gene encoding NADH-ubiquinone oxidoreductase chain 5-like isoform X2: MLFFSTSFVLFYPLCLVSFFSASPTISTTFPSLPPFTPRSSSCYVLLLLSSFSSFLFYNSFFSISSSLYSLFLFLLFLLLLFLILSLIHFISSLFFPFLFSPPVPSVFFLSPLPSFFSSSFSCLLLLHFFSSLFSPHCYSFFYFCYFSSLYSLFFFLLLFLLSFFSSSLFFSHYFPSLFFSFPPLSYSHLLLLSSGFSCLYCIFLPSLPSDISFLLLCLHLLLPPPPVTFFFISSFLISLFIFVLILFLIFLPLFLIFLKMLPSFSALPSTFICLFPSLYFSSCRLHLSSPPIFFSFLLLYSVIFCFAILYILLLLSSSHLSPFIGLLPVLIRFYIISCHFVLCPLPSLSSSTCYFSFSPSFPYSFLLFVLFHCFLFSFMFSSSLSSPPLFLCSPSFSPTIFISASL; this comes from the coding sequence atgcttttcttctctacctcctttgttcttttttatccTCTGtgccttgtttcttttttctctgcctCTCCTACCATTTCTACTActtttccatctcttcctccctttactcCTCGTTCTTCTTCTTGCTATGTACTACTACTTTTGTCCTcattctcctccttcctcttttaCAACTCATTcttctccatctcttcctccctctactccttgttcctcttcctcctttttctccttctactcttcctcattctgtccCTCATTCATTTTATCTCTTCCCTCTTCTTCCCATTCTtattttctcctcctgttccctctgtcttctttctttctcctcttccttctttcttttcttcttcattctcctgtctccttcttctccattttttctcatccctcttctctcctcatTGTTACTCTTTCTTCTACTTCTGCTACTTTTCCTCCCTttactccttgtttttcttccttcttctcttcctcctttccttcttctcctcttctttattCTTCAGCCATTATTTTCCCTCCTTAttcttctcttttcctcctTTATCTTATTCTCATctccttcttctgtcttctggTTTCTCCTGTCTTTATTGCATCTTTCTTCCTTCGCTTCCTTCTGAtatctcctttcttctcctttgtctgcatctcctgcttcctcctccgcctgtcactttctttttcatctcttccttCCTCATTTCCTTGTTTATCTTTGTCCTTATTCTTTTCCtcattttccttcctctttttctcatctttttgaagatgcttccttctttttctgctcTTCCTTCTACATTTATTTGCCTTTTCCCCAGTCTTTACTTCTCCTCTTGTCGTCTCcatctttcttctcctcctatctttttctcctttcttctcctctatTCTGTCATCTTCTGCTTTGCCATTCTCTATATTCTGttgcttctttcttcttctcatctttctccttttattgGCCTTCTTCCTGTCCTCATTCGTTTCTACATTATCTCctgtcattttgttctttgtccTCTACCTTCTCTGTCCTCTTCTACctgctatttttcattttctccttcttttccttattctttccttctctttgttcttttccattgcttccttttttctttcatgttctCCTCTtccctttcttctcctcccctttttctttgttctccttctttctctcccacTATTTTCATCTCTGCATCCCTTTGA
- the LOC129350901 gene encoding uncharacterized protein LOC129350901 isoform X4 translates to MDLVEEQTQWISDRRRRKPTRWTNGSDRRAAAVWRPDRPGESAHRSPDVIVDLLTSETMDKWPLNGVYQHVSGSAVGRHAIKILAGERRMVFPTGSVSTPGTLTGVIMVSRDMYFTTFKLHKVITFIINRSSSTLRQWDIRITAV, encoded by the exons ATGGACCTTGTTGAAGAACAAACTCAGTGGATTAGTgacagaagaaggagaaaaccGACCCGCTGGACAAACGGATCAGACagaagagcagctgctgtttggaggCCTGACAGACCTGGAGAGTCAGCACAcag GTCTCCTGATGTGATTGTGGACCTTCTCACCTCTGAGACGATGGATAAGTGGCCTTTGAATG gtgtgtATCAGCATGTTTCAGGCTCTGCTGTGGGTAGACATGCCATCAAGATCCTGGCTGGGGAGAGGAGGATGGTGTTTCCTACTGGCTCTGTGTCAACTCCTGGAACACTGACTGGGGTGATAATGGTAAGCAGAGACAtgtattttactactttcaaGTTGCACAAAGTGATCACTTTCATTATAAACAGGAGCTCTTCTACACTAAGACAGTGGGATATTAGAATCACTGCAGTATAA
- the LOC129350901 gene encoding uncharacterized protein LOC129350901 isoform X3: MFSSFLLLFLHHLPSLILLLVLLSTPSLSPSSFPPPSPLSSSPHLFIPVLLVFLSFSFSPPPSLLFFFPPSPFFSSSYFDLFLAFPLLLSSCPSFSSFCHFPLLFSSPLPSTLLFFLLLYYYSSFHLLLLSPLSSVFVSFFLLLHCLICFFAILLFILFLVLLFSSLSFFFSSFTLHCLLTQLPLPLVLAFSLSIFTLHSFVVLLVTLFFSSSFFFIYSFFLCVLLPLLPVLFHLFLYYSLFPLFLLFLTLFLSVFVSSSFSPPSSPSVLSFFSYPILVFFLLLHPLLCFLLLFPFIFSCPPSFPSTASFPALPLPSLFFLILSFSSSSFCL; this comes from the coding sequence atgttttcttcctttcttctaCTGTTTCTTCATCACCTTCCCTCCCTCATTctactccttgttcttctttcaACTCCTTCTTTATCTCcatcttcttttcctcctccttctcctctatCATCTTCTCCTCATCTCTTCATACCTGTactccttgtttttctgtctttctccttttctccacctccttcacttctttttttctttcctccttctccttttttctcctcttcctattTTGACTTATTCTTAgcctttcctcttcttctgtcttcttgtccttctttctcctcattctgtcattttcctcttcttttttcatctcctcttccctccactCTGTtattcttcctccttctctatTACTACTCCTCCTTCcatcttctgcttctttctcctctttcttctgtctttgtctccttctttctccttctccactGTCTTATTTGTTTCTTTGCCATTCTTCTCTTCAtcctttttcttgttcttttattttcctccctctcctttttcttctcctcgtTCACTCTTCATTGTCTCCTTACACAGCTTCCTTTACCTCTTGTTCTTGCGTTTTCTTTGTCCATCTTCACTCTTCATtcttttgttgttcttcttgtcactcttttcttctcctcttccttctttttcatctactctttttttctttgtgttctccttcctcttctacctgttctttttcatctcttcctctATTACTCATTGTTCCCCCTCTTTCTACTCTTCCTCACTCTCTTCCTCAGTGTTTTTGTCTCCTcctcattttctcctccttcttctccttctgtcttgtcATTCTTTTCTTATCCCatccttgtattttttttactccttcatcctctcctttgttttcttctcctcttcccctTTATTTTCAGTTGTCCTCCTTCCTTTCCTTCTACTGCTtcttttccagctcttcctcttccctccttgttcttcctcattctttccttctcatcctcctccttctgtctttag
- the LOC129350901 gene encoding NADH-ubiquinone oxidoreductase chain 5-like isoform X1, with protein MDSLMPSFSIPIPSLSFSFPSLSPYTIPSSHLFLPFLLPSSFCPFSFSLILPFLSFLSSLPPSFSPLLHFCSPSSSSTTHVSSSVPPFTPLPRLLPLLSHSSSSLSLLLLVFILSFSFSLAKSYLLLFYFILVYTLFLSLSSSTTPFYHLLLLLTLSSSPYTTAFSHPFLPLLLVLLCPFSFFYPHPSCCSCLLLLLIGFLLFLLFLLLHFSSCSPLSSLLLLILLHLFLIFLIVFFSFFLLLLSTSFSFFVLSFFSISFFLAFVFYFLHLLPLLFLSHPHFVSESYFFLLLFVSVLPLFSLCSPLFFPLILVHLSHLFFFVFSLLLHFPLSPPFLYSPFFSFSNSFVFCFLLLILYLFFCLILLTPSQSSPCSPPVANLFHLFLRLLLVFLPSSLSSPPIFFFRFLSSPSVSYSFFVSFLLLLLAFFLFFSSLPLLASLSALPHPSLLLLSCHSFLISIFFFFSSPPIFLLPLLFVLFLSSVPCFFFLCLSYFDYFSISSSLYSSFFFLLCLLLLFLILSFSSTSRFFSSSFLSCPFLPHSFLLFLLCPSLPFVFVSSFCCLLHLCLSLLLALPPFSNSLPWKEKKSFFSLLLHSPLSFSSSFFLFLLTASPLLSFCLFFLLSSFFFLIHFSFSCIFSFFLYLQLLVFPPSTLCLLSPHPPIFSSLLFTFQLLLNLLLVLFPSSSLYRSFLLHLCLCVIYLLLYCHLSSF; from the coding sequence ATggattcattgatgccaagcttTTCTATTCCTAttccttctctgtctttttcttttccttctttgtctCCTTACACTATTCCCTCTtctcatctcttcctcccttttctccttccatcttctttttgtcctttttcattCTCACTCAttcttccttttttgtcattcttgtcttctcttcctccttcattttctccccttctccatttttgttctccttcttcctcttctacaACTCATGTTTCTTCATCTGTTCCTCCCTTTACACCTCTTCCTCGCCTTCTTCCTCTACTCTCTcattcttcatcttcactttccCTTCTACTCCTTGTATtcattctttccttttctttttctcttgctAAGTCTTACCTTCTCCTTTTCTACTTCATTCTTGTCTATACCCTCTTCCTTTCTCTGTCATCTTCTACTACTCCTTTTTatcatcttctcctccttcttacCCTCTCTTCGTCTCCTTACACTACTGCCTTTTCTCATCCCTTCCTCCCtttactccttgttcttctgtgtcctttttcattcttttatcCTCATCCTTCTTGTTGTTCTTGTCTTCTCCTCTTGCTTATTggttttcttctcttcctcctttttcttctactccatttttcttcatgttctcctctctcttctcttctactactcattcttcttcatctctttttaatcttcctcattgttttcttctccttctttctcctccttttgtctacttctttctccttctttgtcttGTCCTTCTTCTCCATATCCTTCTTTCTAGCCTTTGTCTTCTACTTTCTccacctccttcctcttctctttctttctcatccTCATTTTGTCTCCGAGTCttactttttcctcctcctATTTGTCAGTGTCCTTccccttttttctttgtgttctccACTCTTCTTCCCTCTGATTCTTGTCCATCTTTCTCACTtattcttctttgttttctccctccttctccactTCCCTCTTTCGCCTCCTTTTCTGtattctcctttcttctccttctcaaatTCCTTTGTCTTCTGcttccttctcctcattctCTATCTTTTCTTTTGTCTAATTCTTTTAACTCCTTCTCAATCTTCTCCTTGTTCTCCTCCTGTAGCCAACCTTTTTCACCTCTTCCTTCGTctactccttgtttttcttccgtcttccctttcctctcctcctatCTTTTTCTTCcgctttctttcttctccttctgtctcctactctttctttgtctcctttctcctcctccttcttgctttcttcctcttcttttcatcccttcctctccttgcttctctttctgctcttccccatccttctcttctccttctATCTTGCCATTCTTTTCTCATCtccatcttctttttcttctcctcccctccaattttcctccttcctctcctctttgttctttttttatcctctgtgccttgtttcttttttctctgcctCTCCTATTTCGACTActtttccatctcttcctccctttactcCTCGTTCTTCTTCTTACTatgtctcctccttctcttcctcattctgtccttctcctccacttctcgttttttctcttcttcattCTTGTCTTGTCCTTTTCTacctcattcttttctcctctttttgttgtgtccttctcttccttttgtttttgtctcctccttctgttgtcttcttcATCTCTGCCTATCTCTACTCCTtgctcttcctcctttttctaaTTCTCTTCCttggaaggaaaagaaaagtttcttcagtcttctccttcattctcctttgtcgttttcttcctctttcttcctcttcctcctgactGCTTCTCctttattgtccttttgtcttttctttcttctgtcttcttttttcttcctcattcatttttccttctcctgcatcttctccttctttctctatCTCCAACtccttgtttttcctccttctactctttgtctcctttctcctcatcctcctatcttctcctccctcctcttcactTTTCAGCTGTTACTTAATCTGCTCCTTGTTcttttcccttcttcttctctctatCGTTCTTTTCTACTCCAtctctgtctttgtgtcatttatcttcttctttattGCCATCTTTCTTCCTTCTGA